In Paenibacillus guangzhouensis, a single window of DNA contains:
- a CDS encoding DUF4097 family beta strand repeat-containing protein produces the protein MNKYYVCLLFMGMLFLSACSNHEEKEDMRTISLKEVDILHIDHGSTTVIVESANIESLEASLLMNHNGPGIVIDEGNQKVKIRLKSDIRRMLNIGKMPQLSIRIPTHYEGKVTIDGSSGNVKIRNLSTRKLDITGTSGNISLDYLKINSDINVSVKSGNILLNLADKFSNINWFLQSGSGRRSVAIPLDNRQESNRKLQGQTGDGSFNMQLQTTSGDITIK, from the coding sequence ATGAATAAATATTACGTTTGTCTTCTTTTCATGGGTATGCTTTTTCTTAGTGCCTGTAGTAATCATGAAGAAAAAGAAGATATGCGAACGATTTCACTAAAGGAAGTGGATATCCTCCATATTGACCATGGCAGCACAACAGTAATAGTAGAATCAGCGAATATTGAATCACTTGAAGCTTCCTTACTCATGAATCATAATGGACCGGGAATCGTTATTGACGAAGGGAATCAAAAAGTCAAAATTCGGCTGAAGAGTGATATTAGACGCATGTTAAATATCGGGAAAATGCCTCAGCTATCTATCCGTATTCCGACCCATTATGAGGGAAAAGTAACAATTGATGGCTCTTCAGGCAACGTTAAGATAAGAAATCTGAGTACACGAAAACTCGATATTACGGGAACTAGCGGAAATATATCGCTAGACTACTTAAAAATAAATAGTGACATAAATGTTTCTGTCAAAAGCGGTAATATTCTTTTAAATCTCGCAGACAAGTTCTCTAATATAAACTGGTTTTTACAATCTGGTAGTGGAAGACGATCTGTAGCTATTCCGTTGGATAATCGTCAGGAAAGCAACAGAAAATTACAGGGACAAACGGGGGATGGCTCATTTAATATGCAACTCCAAACAACTTCTGGAGATATAACAATTAAATAA